A DNA window from Allokutzneria albata contains the following coding sequences:
- a CDS encoding peptidase inhibitor family I36 protein has product MRAKKTAVVAAVVTAAFAGLALFAAPASAAPTPPGAEAADGYFYFYEHADYVGQCKHAGTIEMYSLMCGNMNDKTSSVWNNAYAGRPDAVRVYENDRFGGASMCISRGEMISNLAHRQLSDGGSANDRISSHRWERGC; this is encoded by the coding sequence ATGCGCGCGAAGAAGACTGCCGTCGTCGCTGCCGTCGTCACTGCCGCCTTCGCCGGGCTCGCGCTGTTCGCGGCCCCGGCGTCGGCGGCTCCCACACCGCCCGGTGCGGAAGCCGCCGACGGCTATTTCTACTTCTACGAGCACGCCGACTACGTCGGTCAGTGCAAGCACGCCGGGACGATCGAGATGTACTCCCTGATGTGCGGCAACATGAACGACAAGACCAGCTCGGTCTGGAACAACGCCTACGCGGGCCGTCCGGACGCGGTGCGGGTGTACGAGAACGACCGCTTCGGCGGCGCCTCGATGTGCATCTCCCGCGGCGAGATGATCAGCAACCTCGCCCACCGCCAGCTCAGCGACGGCGGTAGCGCCAACGACCGGATCAGCTCCCACCGCTGGGAGCGGGGTTGCTGA